From Clostridiales bacterium, one genomic window encodes:
- a CDS encoding DUF3343 domain-containing protein, which translates to MEQFYFVSFENTNSAMEAEDYLKENSFNVTVIPTPREITQSCGISIRFNASGIETIKEILHSGNISIKGIYKFITDGGKRAIEKIG; encoded by the coding sequence TTGGAACAATTTTATTTCGTATCCTTCGAAAATACAAACAGCGCAATGGAAGCCGAAGATTATCTTAAGGAAAACAGCTTTAATGTAACGGTTATACCGACTCCAAGGGAAATTACACAAAGCTGCGGAATCTCCATAAGGTTCAATGCAAGCGGCATAGAAACCATTAAGGAAATACTTCATTCGGGTAATATCAGCATAAAAGGGATATACAAATTCATAACAGATGGCGGAAAAAGGGCGATAGAGAAAATAGGCTGA